One Oncorhynchus keta strain PuntledgeMale-10-30-2019 chromosome 23, Oket_V2, whole genome shotgun sequence DNA segment encodes these proteins:
- the LOC127910945 gene encoding uncharacterized protein LOC127910945 isoform X3, producing the protein MKYYSSCCEMLPHSSTKAPASSQTFLGGMALVLTLRSNRSQTFLGGMALVLTLRSNRSQTFLGGMALVLTLRSNRSQTFLGGMALVLTLRSNRSQTFLGGMALVLTLRSNRSQTFLGGMALVLTLRSNRSQTFLGGMALVLTLRSNRSQTFLGGMALVLTLRSNRSQTFLGGMALVLTLRSNRKSPTERAVWLVALSCWRVMLG; encoded by the exons atgaaGTActacagttcttgctgtgagatgttaccccactcttccaccaaggcacctgcaagttcccagacatttctggggggaatggccctagtcctcaccctccgatccaacaggtcccagacatttctggggggaatggccctagtcctcaccctccgatccaacag gtcccagacatttctggggggaatggccctagtcctcaccctccgatccaacag gtcccagacatttctggggggaatggccctagtcctcaccctccgatccaacaggtcccagacatttctggggggaatggccctagtcctcaccctccgatccaacaggtcccagacatttctggggggaatggccctagtcctcaccctccgatccaacag gtcccagacatttctggggggaatggccctagtcctcaccctccgatccaacaggtcccagacatttctggggggaatggccctagtcctcaccctccgatccaacaggtcccagacatttctggggggaatggccctagtcctcaccctccgatccaacaggaaATCAcccacagaacgagcagtatggctggtggcattgtcatgctggagggtcatgttaggatga
- the LOC127910945 gene encoding uncharacterized protein LOC127910945 isoform X5 yields MKYYSSCCEMLPHSSTKAPASSQTFLGGMALVLTLRSNRSQTFLGGMALVLTLRSNRSQTFLGGMALVLTLRSNRSQTFLGGMALVLTLRSNRSQTFLGGMALVLTLRSNRSQTFLGGMALVLTLRSNRSQTFLGGMALVLTLRSNRSQTFLGGMALVLTLRSNRKSPTERAVWLVALSCWRVMLG; encoded by the exons atgaaGTActacagttcttgctgtgagatgttaccccactcttccaccaaggcacctgcaagttcccagacatttctggggggaatggccctagtcctcaccctccgatccaacaggtcccagacatttctggggggaatggccctagtcctcaccctccgatccaacag gtcccagacatttctggggggaatggccctagtcctcaccctccgatccaacag gtcccagacatttctggggggaatggccctagtcctcaccctccgatccaacaggtcccagacatttctggggggaatggccctagtcctcaccctccgatccaacag gtcccagacatttctggggggaatggccctagtcctcaccctccgatccaacaggtcccagacatttctggggggaatggccctagtcctcaccctccgatccaacaggtcccagacatttctggggggaatggccctagtcctcaccctccgatccaacaggaaATCAcccacagaacgagcagtatggctggtggcattgtcatgctggagggtcatgttaggatga
- the LOC127910945 gene encoding uncharacterized protein LOC127910945 isoform X1, with translation MKYYSSCCEMLPHSSTKAPASSQTFLGGMALVLTLRSNRSQTFLGGMALVLTLRSNRSQTFLGGMALVLTLRSNRSQTFLGGMALVLTLRSNRSQTFLGGMALVLTLRSNRSQTFLGGMALVLTLRSNRSQTFLGGMALVLTLRSNRSQTFLGGMALVLTLRSNRSQTFLGGMALVLTLRSNRSQTFLGGMALVLTLRSNRKSPTERAVWLVALSCWRVMLG, from the exons atgaaGTActacagttcttgctgtgagatgttaccccactcttccaccaaggcacctgcaagttcccagacatttctggggggaatggccctagtcctcaccctccgatccaacaggtcccagacatttctggggggaatggccctagtcctcaccctccgatccaacag gtcccagacatttctggggggaatggccctagtcctcaccctccgatccaacag gtcccagacatttctggggggaatggccctagtcctcaccctccgatccaacaggtcccagacatttctggggggaatggccctagtcctcaccctccgatccaacaggtcccagacatttctggggggaatggccctagtcctcaccctccgatccaacaggtcccagacatttctggggggaatggccctagtcctcaccctccgatccaacag gtcccagacatttctggggggaatggccctagtcctcaccctccgatccaacaggtcccagacatttctggggggaatggccctagtcctcaccctccgatccaacaggtcccagacatttctggggggaatggccctagtcctcaccctccgatccaacaggaaATCAcccacagaacgagcagtatggctggtggcattgtcatgctggagggtcatgttaggatga
- the LOC127910945 gene encoding uncharacterized protein LOC127910945 isoform X4 has protein sequence MKYYSSCCEMLPHSSTKAPASSQTFLGGMALVLTLRSNRSQTFLGGMALVLTLRSNRSQTFLGGMALVLTLRSNRSQTFLGGMALVLTLRSNRSQTFLGGMALVLTLRSNRSQTFLGGMALVLTLRSNRSQTFLGGMALVLTLRSNRSQTFLGGMALVLTLRSNRKSPTERAVWLVALSCWRVMLG, from the exons atgaaGTActacagttcttgctgtgagatgttaccccactcttccaccaaggcacctgcaagttcccagacatttctggggggaatggccctagtcctcaccctccgatccaacag gtcccagacatttctggggggaatggccctagtcctcaccctccgatccaacaggtcccagacatttctggggggaatggccctagtcctcaccctccgatccaacaggtcccagacatttctggggggaatggccctagtcctcaccctccgatccaacaggtcccagacatttctggggggaatggccctagtcctcaccctccgatccaacag gtcccagacatttctggggggaatggccctagtcctcaccctccgatccaacaggtcccagacatttctggggggaatggccctagtcctcaccctccgatccaacaggtcccagacatttctggggggaatggccctagtcctcaccctccgatccaacaggaaATCAcccacagaacgagcagtatggctggtggcattgtcatgctggagggtcatgttaggatga
- the LOC127910945 gene encoding uncharacterized protein LOC127910945 isoform X2 — MKYYSSCCEMLPHSSTKAPASSQTFLGGMALVLTLRSNRSQTFLGGMALVLTLRSNRSQTFLGGMALVLTLRSNRSQTFLGGMALVLTLRSNRSQTFLGGMALVLTLRSNRSQTFLGGMALVLTLRSNRSQTFLGGMALVLTLRSNRSQTFLGGMALVLTLRSNRSQTFLGGMALVLTLRSNRKSPTERAVWLVALSCWRVMLG; from the exons atgaaGTActacagttcttgctgtgagatgttaccccactcttccaccaaggcacctgcaagttcccagacatttctggggggaatggccctagtcctcaccctccgatccaacaggtcccagacatttctggggggaatggccctagtcctcaccctccgatccaacag gtcccagacatttctggggggaatggccctagtcctcaccctccgatccaacaggtcccagacatttctggggggaatggccctagtcctcaccctccgatccaacaggtcccagacatttctggggggaatggccctagtcctcaccctccgatccaacaggtcccagacatttctggggggaatggccctagtcctcaccctccgatccaacag gtcccagacatttctggggggaatggccctagtcctcaccctccgatccaacaggtcccagacatttctggggggaatggccctagtcctcaccctccgatccaacaggtcccagacatttctggggggaatggccctagtcctcaccctccgatccaacaggaaATCAcccacagaacgagcagtatggctggtggcattgtcatgctggagggtcatgttaggatga